A genome region from Tolypothrix sp. PCC 7712 includes the following:
- a CDS encoding DEAD/DEAH box helicase, with protein MPSVLTLAPGMRILCRDAEWLVQRVEASNDAGTEYAVHVVGVDDLVRGHQSIFLTQLDRIEAVNPRKTKLVADNSNGFRRAKLFLEAQLRQMPAAGEEPDLVGLGAFDPMSFQVTSVRRALEQLRPRLLLADAVGLGKTIQVGMILTELMRRGRGDRILVLSKKSMLTQFQAELWNRFSIPLVRLDSQGIAKLRLRIPTNKNPFEIYHRVIISIDTLKDAGRYRHFLESAHWDVVVIDEAHNVAGASVPENHQAHRLARLLSRRADTMLLTTATPHNGKRETFGRLISLLDPSAIPDPRHREYDAEDIRGFYLMRFKEDVRSQIGQELTDRVVVPIGETAIQATDGEEAAYSILGELRQAAQIAKEAGQYSDWRNQRLIQYGLYKQFLSSPESCRSTVAKRVKKIQAENSKSPELPYLKRLEENLKQLSLEDSSRFKLLLEQLRKVGWNGQDSSLRILVFTEYIETQKALAEAVAKEFKLKHSERFEDQAKQAIASISGACPDVHLMAAVEAFGTKTSPVRMMIATDVASEGINLHHQCHHVIHYDLPWSIITLIQRNGRVDRIGQTQSPIIRYLMVETKTGLLKGDSAIFERLINKVEEINRSTRSGESLLKLYDPEKEAEYIAEQGLLKGDRNILELQVVQNQSVSDEAGELESIISVGNTKDDDDLLAFLLGGGKAEGGKEDKKLSNNCSLTLQTNRIRFYKDFEFLQEAYKLLRESNRDYLPIEVEGRMMTLTAPDDLKRRLGQSSQANDIIFGATAIPQEAWQEHDQFRLTDDVERVKLAITAARNTSGYWSKELLCSETHPIMQWLVERLLMQFARGEAPVVISQELEAGELAFCFIGQVPSKAGTPLVVDAHAVRIHRGGKCEIAPLQETLADAGFEKLANTQTPVQLAAGEIFITAAVEASLTYLQNLEKQRQEKIKPLLQQEEQRLKQWSQKRLDIINKRLAEIDPNSASAKKLLSEREEMYKYLRDRQQYWRDTHLLPGESPITRLVMVIEGVKS; from the coding sequence ATGCCCAGTGTCCTTACCCTTGCCCCCGGAATGCGAATACTGTGTCGTGATGCGGAATGGCTTGTGCAGCGCGTTGAAGCGTCTAACGATGCTGGCACGGAATATGCAGTACATGTCGTTGGGGTTGATGATTTGGTTCGAGGACATCAGTCGATTTTTTTGACGCAGCTAGATCGAATTGAGGCAGTTAATCCGCGCAAAACTAAGCTGGTTGCAGATAATTCAAATGGTTTTCGTCGTGCAAAACTATTCCTGGAAGCCCAATTGAGACAGATGCCAGCAGCTGGTGAGGAACCTGATTTGGTCGGTTTAGGTGCATTTGACCCGATGTCCTTTCAGGTAACATCTGTACGACGTGCATTGGAACAACTTCGTCCTCGATTATTACTTGCTGATGCTGTTGGTTTGGGGAAAACAATCCAGGTCGGCATGATTTTAACCGAATTAATGCGCCGGGGACGAGGCGATCGCATTTTGGTTTTATCGAAAAAATCGATGTTGACTCAGTTCCAAGCAGAGCTTTGGAACCGTTTTTCGATTCCTCTTGTGCGTTTGGATTCCCAGGGTATTGCTAAGTTAAGGTTGCGTATTCCCACGAATAAAAATCCTTTTGAAATTTACCATCGGGTCATAATTAGCATTGATACTCTCAAAGATGCGGGACGTTATCGCCACTTTTTGGAGTCCGCCCATTGGGATGTGGTGGTCATTGATGAAGCGCACAACGTTGCTGGCGCTAGCGTTCCCGAAAACCATCAGGCGCATCGGTTGGCAAGATTGCTGTCAAGACGGGCGGATACAATGTTGTTGACAACCGCAACTCCCCACAATGGCAAGCGAGAAACCTTTGGGCGTTTAATTTCTTTACTTGACCCTTCTGCAATTCCCGACCCCCGTCACCGCGAGTATGATGCAGAAGATATTCGCGGTTTTTATTTAATGCGGTTTAAGGAAGATGTCCGCAGCCAAATTGGACAGGAACTTACTGACCGAGTGGTTGTGCCAATTGGGGAAACTGCGATACAAGCGACCGATGGAGAGGAAGCGGCTTACAGTATTTTGGGAGAACTTCGACAAGCAGCTCAAATAGCGAAGGAAGCAGGGCAATATTCTGATTGGCGAAACCAGCGTTTAATTCAGTATGGATTGTATAAACAGTTTCTTTCTAGTCCAGAATCTTGTCGGAGTACAGTTGCAAAACGAGTTAAAAAAATCCAGGCAGAAAACTCTAAAAGTCCAGAGCTTCCATATTTAAAAAGGCTGGAAGAAAACTTGAAGCAACTTTCCCTTGAAGATTCATCACGGTTCAAACTTTTACTTGAGCAATTGCGTAAAGTTGGCTGGAATGGTCAGGATAGTAGCCTGCGTATCTTAGTTTTTACGGAATATATTGAGACACAAAAAGCACTAGCAGAAGCTGTTGCTAAGGAATTCAAACTTAAACACAGCGAAAGGTTTGAAGACCAGGCAAAGCAGGCGATCGCTTCAATTAGTGGAGCTTGTCCCGATGTACATTTGATGGCGGCAGTGGAGGCATTTGGCACAAAAACCTCACCTGTGCGGATGATGATCGCTACCGATGTAGCATCAGAGGGGATTAACTTACATCACCAATGTCACCATGTCATCCACTACGATTTACCTTGGTCGATTATTACACTGATTCAACGCAACGGGCGGGTCGATCGCATTGGGCAAACTCAATCGCCCATCATTCGGTATTTGATGGTGGAGACAAAAACTGGTTTACTTAAGGGGGACTCGGCAATTTTTGAACGGTTAATTAATAAAGTTGAGGAAATTAACCGCAGTACCCGTTCTGGGGAGAGTCTGCTAAAACTGTACGATCCAGAAAAAGAAGCAGAGTATATTGCTGAACAAGGATTGTTGAAAGGCGATCGCAATATTTTGGAACTACAGGTAGTACAAAATCAATCAGTTTCGGATGAAGCTGGCGAATTAGAATCTATTATCTCAGTTGGTAATACTAAGGATGATGATGACCTGCTGGCTTTTTTGCTAGGTGGAGGAAAAGCAGAAGGGGGAAAAGAAGATAAAAAACTCAGTAATAATTGTTCGCTTACTCTCCAAACTAACCGCATTCGCTTCTATAAAGATTTCGAGTTTTTACAAGAAGCGTATAAATTATTACGCGAATCAAATAGAGACTATCTGCCCATTGAAGTTGAAGGACGGATGATGACGCTAACTGCACCTGATGATTTGAAACGGCGTTTGGGTCAGTCTTCCCAGGCAAATGATATTATTTTCGGGGCAACGGCAATTCCTCAAGAAGCTTGGCAGGAACACGATCAGTTTCGGCTAACAGATGATGTCGAACGGGTAAAGTTGGCAATTACTGCTGCTCGTAATACTTCTGGTTATTGGTCGAAAGAACTTTTGTGTAGCGAGACTCACCCCATTATGCAATGGTTGGTGGAAAGGTTATTAATGCAATTTGCGCGAGGAGAAGCTCCTGTTGTGATTTCCCAGGAACTGGAAGCAGGGGAACTGGCATTTTGTTTTATTGGACAAGTTCCATCAAAAGCTGGTACGCCTTTGGTAGTAGATGCCCATGCAGTTCGCATCCATCGCGGGGGAAAATGTGAAATTGCGCCCTTACAAGAGACTTTAGCTGATGCAGGGTTTGAAAAGCTAGCAAATACCCAAACTCCAGTGCAGCTTGCAGCAGGAGAAATATTTATTACTGCTGCGGTGGAAGCAAGTTTGACATATTTACAAAATTTGGAAAAACAACGACAAGAAAAAATCAAACCCCTATTGCAGCAAGAAGAACAGCGACTGAAACAGTGGAGTCAAAAACGGCTGGATATAATTAATAAGCGGTTAGCTGAAATTGACCCAAATAGTGCCTCTGCTAAAAAGTTGCTCTCAGAACGGGAGGAAATGTATAAGTATCTCAGAGACCGTCAGCAATATTGGCGGGATACTCACTTGTTACCTGGAGAGTCGCCTATTACTCGGTTAGTGATGGTGATTGAAGGTGTAAAAAGTTAG
- the xerC gene encoding tyrosine recombinase XerC — translation MANKTANSAKRILTQINACCNWAVKSQLITNNPFVGMAADIRVPKGESEDTDIDPFSLAERDKIIQTFKSDRHYKYYAPFIEFLFMTGCRPSEAVALQWKHITDDFRTIRFEQAVVESENGLVCKKGLKTQKKRSFPINPKLAGLLQSIKPEGVTGEDKVFPAPKGGWIDTHNLNNRAWNSVLKRLDSNIEYRNLYQTRHTFITAALETPILMPDGGMRMLDAKDIAKLVGTSAKMIYEHYAGARKELFVPEF, via the coding sequence GTGGCGAATAAAACGGCCAATTCTGCAAAACGTATTTTGACGCAAATAAATGCCTGTTGCAATTGGGCTGTGAAATCTCAACTAATTACCAATAATCCGTTTGTGGGGATGGCTGCCGATATTCGGGTTCCCAAAGGTGAGTCGGAGGATACGGATATTGACCCTTTTTCCTTGGCAGAACGGGATAAAATCATTCAGACTTTTAAGAGCGATCGCCATTACAAATACTATGCCCCTTTCATTGAATTCCTGTTTATGACTGGCTGTAGACCATCCGAAGCGGTGGCTTTGCAGTGGAAACATATCACAGATGATTTTCGGACAATTCGCTTTGAGCAGGCTGTGGTGGAGTCAGAAAATGGCTTGGTTTGTAAAAAGGGGTTAAAAACGCAGAAAAAGCGGTCTTTTCCCATAAATCCGAAGTTGGCAGGGCTGTTACAATCCATTAAGCCAGAAGGTGTGACGGGGGAAGACAAAGTGTTTCCAGCACCGAAAGGAGGATGGATTGATACCCATAATCTCAACAACAGGGCATGGAATTCGGTATTGAAAAGATTGGATAGTAATATTGAATACCGTAATTTGTATCAAACCAGACATACCTTTATTACCGCAGCACTGGAAACACCAATTTTGATGCCCGATGGGGGAATGAGGATGTTGGATGCCAAGGACATCGCCAAGTTAGTCGGTACGAGTGCCAAGATGATTTACGAGCATTATGCGGGGGCAAGAAAAGAGTTGTTCGTGCCGGAATTTTAG
- a CDS encoding Arm DNA-binding domain-containing protein gives MKTKTPTGRASKGSVTAILSNGRIQLRFHFAGKRHYISTGYPDTPQHWKLAQLKASEIEKDILCERFDPRI, from the coding sequence ATGAAAACGAAAACCCCAACTGGCAGGGCTTCCAAGGGTTCTGTCACAGCCATTCTTTCCAATGGACGCATTCAGCTGCGCTTCCATTTTGCTGGCAAGCGTCATTATATTTCCACGGGCTATCCTGACACACCACAACATTGGAAGCTAGCCCAACTCAAAGCCTCAGAAATCGAAAAAGATATTTTGTGCGAGCGGTTTGACCCAAGGATTTAA
- a CDS encoding phage/plasmid primase, P4 family produces MSSSSEATSSYICARHLEEWVNGSGVSEEITRLNVKTLEDNEEIAQHLDWKKYKHTAGWWCSGINPRNGLPMGKMHGQFKPNEPLKLGSSDKSKPAKYISSKAQHDAICLDTGNRNYWSEIIGNVSIPIFVTEGCKKAGAGLTNGYPTLALCGVDMGLDDGTLVSHLELFANPERNIYLCFDADIVRKTPVRKALIRLANVLCQQKCIVRVVIWEETRGKGMDDFLVTNGKAAFDVEIAKAQDIHEFKRQTVGDQASKSQKGKNNLPAHSVAAEIIASQVTNLKFDSKISRWTQYQNGYWSIAIKESVLQRIVQKLKEIYPDIGFSASYPEGVIKMLIPELLFDAWNEQPKDLLPFKNGVLDLKSKQMMPHSPDYYFRSILDREHDVCATDWNVIEEWMDFVFDNNHDQKRLLLCWYAAVLRGMWKLHRFALITGLGGTGKSTAMKLATELVGKRFSHSVTLSSLNNHQFQAGNIYGKRLVCINDADDYRGNIEILKNITGGDEITIEHKYEMPFTATYTGMVMITANHLVFNASDSGLDRRMIIFKFNRPVPKVDPDFSASLSAQISGFTNYLLSIPEEEINQTLIYKVDESGMIGENELEFLLQTNSVADWLNNNYVYDRNNQIPIGKDKDRTDQLYGDYCSYCYKTRSKMLTNKQFSPEIIRLGREKLEKVKTSSGFVIRGLKRDDSGGVVEAIIRESYSK; encoded by the coding sequence ATGTCCTCTTCATCCGAAGCAACTTCATCCTATATATGTGCTAGGCATTTAGAAGAGTGGGTGAATGGCAGCGGAGTCTCAGAAGAAATTACCCGCCTCAATGTTAAAACACTCGAAGATAATGAGGAAATAGCACAGCATTTAGACTGGAAAAAATATAAGCACACTGCTGGTTGGTGGTGTAGTGGCATCAATCCCAGGAATGGATTACCGATGGGAAAAATGCATGGACAGTTCAAGCCAAATGAACCGTTAAAGTTGGGATCATCAGATAAGTCAAAGCCAGCTAAGTATATCTCCAGCAAAGCTCAACATGATGCTATCTGCTTGGACACAGGAAATCGCAATTATTGGTCAGAAATAATTGGCAATGTTTCTATACCAATTTTTGTCACAGAAGGATGCAAGAAAGCTGGAGCAGGACTTACAAATGGATACCCCACGCTTGCATTATGTGGAGTAGACATGGGATTAGATGATGGCACATTAGTTAGCCATTTAGAACTATTTGCAAACCCAGAAAGAAATATTTACCTATGCTTTGATGCAGATATCGTTCGCAAGACTCCTGTGAGGAAAGCATTAATCCGATTAGCTAACGTGCTATGCCAGCAGAAATGTATAGTTCGCGTAGTTATTTGGGAAGAAACTAGAGGTAAGGGAATGGATGATTTTTTGGTGACTAATGGTAAAGCAGCATTTGATGTGGAAATTGCGAAAGCACAAGATATTCATGAATTTAAAAGGCAAACTGTAGGCGATCAAGCTAGCAAATCTCAAAAAGGTAAAAATAATTTGCCAGCGCATTCAGTAGCTGCAGAAATAATTGCTTCTCAAGTAACGAACTTAAAATTTGACTCCAAAATTAGCCGATGGACGCAATATCAAAATGGTTATTGGAGCATAGCTATCAAAGAATCAGTCCTTCAACGAATAGTTCAGAAACTGAAAGAAATTTATCCTGATATAGGTTTCAGCGCCAGCTATCCAGAGGGAGTCATAAAAATGTTGATACCGGAACTTTTGTTTGATGCGTGGAATGAGCAACCTAAAGATTTACTTCCCTTTAAGAATGGAGTCTTGGATTTGAAGTCAAAACAAATGATGCCTCATTCACCGGATTATTATTTCCGTAGTATTCTCGATCGCGAACATGATGTCTGCGCTACAGATTGGAACGTAATTGAAGAGTGGATGGACTTCGTATTTGACAATAATCATGACCAAAAGCGCTTACTATTATGCTGGTATGCAGCAGTATTAAGGGGGATGTGGAAACTGCACAGATTTGCCTTAATTACTGGGTTAGGGGGAACTGGTAAATCTACAGCTATGAAACTAGCAACAGAATTAGTTGGCAAACGTTTTAGCCATAGTGTTACTCTTTCATCTCTAAACAACCATCAATTCCAAGCAGGGAACATTTATGGCAAACGATTAGTATGTATCAACGATGCTGATGACTATCGAGGGAACATAGAAATACTCAAAAATATTACTGGCGGAGATGAGATTACTATCGAGCATAAATATGAGATGCCTTTCACAGCAACTTATACAGGAATGGTAATGATCACTGCTAATCACCTTGTCTTTAATGCGAGTGATTCAGGATTGGATCGACGTATGATTATTTTTAAGTTCAACCGTCCAGTTCCAAAAGTTGACCCTGATTTTTCAGCAAGTCTTTCTGCACAGATCTCTGGTTTTACTAATTATCTACTTAGTATTCCAGAAGAAGAAATTAATCAGACTTTGATTTACAAGGTTGATGAAAGTGGAATGATAGGTGAGAATGAATTGGAGTTTTTACTACAAACTAATTCTGTTGCTGACTGGTTGAATAATAACTATGTCTACGATCGCAATAATCAAATTCCTATTGGGAAAGACAAAGACCGAACAGATCAACTCTATGGTGATTATTGCAGTTACTGCTACAAAACCAGGTCTAAAATGCTTACTAACAAGCAGTTCAGCCCAGAGATTATCCGTCTAGGAAGAGAAAAACTGGAGAAAGTGAAAACTAGTAGCGGTTTCGTAATTCGTGGGCTTAAACGTGATGATTCGGGAGGAGTAGTCGAAGCTATCATTCGCGAATCTTATTCCAAATAA
- a CDS encoding UvrB domain 3-containing protein: MDKHLPPEASEIVISATGKDERLKPYLRSRDQEEKLLDRFRDANDPLKILVVTAKLLTGFDAPILQAMYLDKPLKAHTLLQAICRTNRTYGNKKTHGLVVDYLGVFDDVAQALDFDEQGFQQVVSGISALKNELPGAVQKCLAYFPGVDRTLSGYEGLIAAQDCLPNNDVRDNFAADYSYLANLWEAVSPDPILVNYETDYKWLSQVYISVQPTTGMGKLLWHALGAKTIELIHQNVRVEAVRDDLEEIVLDAELLEVVLNSADPKNKAKEIEIKVARRLRQHIDNPCFRALSERLEALKERHEQGQIHSVAFLKDLLDLARDLVQAEKDTPPEEDEDRGKAALTELFLEVRNEQTPKMVERIVNDIDEILRLVRFPGWQKTSAGEREVKQALRKTLFKYALHQDKELFEKAYAYIKQYY; this comes from the coding sequence CTGGATAAACATCTGCCCCCAGAAGCCAGCGAAATAGTTATTTCCGCCACAGGGAAAGATGAGCGATTAAAACCTTATCTACGTAGTCGCGATCAAGAAGAAAAACTTTTAGATCGGTTCCGTGATGCCAACGATCCACTAAAAATTCTGGTTGTCACCGCAAAATTACTCACAGGATTTGACGCACCGATCCTTCAGGCGATGTACCTAGACAAGCCACTGAAGGCACATACCTTACTCCAAGCCATCTGCCGTACTAATCGCACCTACGGCAATAAAAAAACACACGGTTTGGTAGTAGATTATCTTGGCGTATTTGATGATGTCGCTCAAGCTTTAGACTTTGACGAGCAAGGCTTCCAGCAGGTTGTTTCTGGAATTAGTGCCTTAAAGAACGAACTTCCTGGTGCAGTCCAGAAATGTCTAGCATATTTCCCAGGAGTAGATCGTACCCTTAGTGGTTATGAAGGACTAATTGCCGCGCAGGATTGTTTACCCAACAATGATGTGCGTGATAACTTCGCTGCCGATTACAGTTACCTGGCTAATTTATGGGAAGCAGTATCACCAGATCCCATACTTGTCAACTATGAAACTGATTACAAGTGGCTTTCCCAGGTTTACATTTCAGTTCAACCGACAACTGGCATGGGTAAACTGCTCTGGCACGCACTTGGAGCTAAAACCATTGAGCTAATTCATCAAAACGTCCGTGTGGAAGCAGTGCGTGATGACCTCGAAGAAATCGTCCTGGATGCCGAATTATTAGAGGTGGTGCTAAATTCCGCAGATCCCAAGAACAAAGCCAAGGAAATTGAGATTAAAGTTGCTAGAAGACTTCGCCAACATATTGATAATCCCTGCTTTCGAGCTTTATCAGAGCGTCTAGAAGCTTTGAAAGAACGCCATGAACAAGGACAAATTCATAGTGTAGCCTTCCTAAAGGATTTGCTTGACTTAGCCCGTGACTTGGTGCAAGCAGAAAAAGACACACCGCCAGAGGAAGATGAAGACCGGGGTAAGGCAGCGTTGACAGAGCTATTTTTGGAAGTCCGTAATGAGCAAACGCCCAAAATGGTGGAGCGAATTGTTAATGATATTGACGAAATATTACGCTTAGTACGCTTCCCTGGTTGGCAGAAAACCAGTGCTGGGGAACGGGAAGTCAAGCAAGCCTTACGGAAAACCCTATTTAAATATGCTCTGCACCAAGATAAAGAACTTTTTGAAAAGGCTTATGCTTACATCAAGCAATATTATTAA